CAATAAACTATTCATCCAGCGTGGTATTACGGAGGTGGATTTCAGTGGATACTTGATCAAGGTGATAACATTGATTTGATCCATCAAATGGCCTGGCAAAAGGCAAGATGCTGTATATTGCAGTAGTTATAAGTTATTACATTGTAACAGGAACCCTTAGAGCCATTTAACAttaatattgtttgattttgttttgatATATGAGAATAAATTATTAATCTCAGTAAAGGACATGGTAAAACTATGACATGGGAATTCTAAATTCTACTTGTAGCAACTGAATCACTTCTGCAAAACCAATACATTATCATAACATGATTTAATGTCCTTTTCAAGAGCCACTTTGTGTTGACAGTAAACAGATAACTCACAAAACTGCTATACTGCTCTTAGAAGTCTTCTTATTATACTAGTTTGCTTGGAGTTCATCCATGCAGAGTTGGAGCCCTTGTAGCGTAGTGGACAAAACAATTTTTGAGGTTACATAGATGTCCACTCAGTCGTCCATTTAGCATACATACTCAGATGATGAAAATTATGTCACTCAGACTCTTGCATACAACATGCACAAAAAGTATAACGCTGTCCTTGGTCTCCTTGCAGTACCCTTTAATGCCAGCAGGTGGCAGATGGTCACCAAGCAGCAAACATCCGCCACTGAAGTCCCTCCACTTCTTCACAGCAATGCAGGATGCATACTTTTAAATTTCCGCAATATACACAACCCACCGCTTTATAAACCTAGGTAAATAACCTGCACCTGGGTTCCCAAACATTGCTCACATTCAGGCCAGGAATGTGAAGTTGAGTGTGGCTGGAGAGGCAGAGTGGTAGAGGGCCAGGGGGCTCAGCTGTGCAGGCTCAGTCTGCCGTTGTCTGACTGCCCTTTGAAGCGACAGCTAGCGAAGCTGACTCACACAGTCATGCGGCAGCTGCAGGACAGTGGGACTTTGCATGCGAAGGCCAAGACCTCAAAGAAATCGtcagcctttaaaaaaaaaaataattaaaaaaaaagcctgtGGCTCCGCTtatacaacaaaacaaatcagtgaaTAAGAAACCCCAGTGTTGAGATTTACGAAGCCAATTATCTCAAGACTATTTCGTAGTGCTGACGAGAATATGATTGTTCTCATTAGCACTGAGAACCTTCTATAAGTGGCTgacataaacaaacagcatCTGGGGGCCTCCCTGATAATTATACCTCTGAACCTGAGCGAGCAGGCAGGCACTGTTATTATCCTAGCCTGACTAGCCCTGGCTTAATTAACAATTCTATGTTATTGTGTACATTGGTAATCCGCACTGCGGCCCGTCCTCAGAGGATAATGACTTGGGCTCCTGCCAGCTCGTGCTTCTGGTCATTTCATCTTGTCCACCGAGAGCCTGTTCGGTTTGTCAATGTCGTTTCCAAAGCCCGCTGGGTTGCTGATTTTGTGCAGATGTAATCTGTGTCCcttcaaccctctctctccctctttctctctctttctctctctctctctctccttctctgcctccctctcttcttctctctgctcATTGTCACACAACACTCACTCCTGCAAAGGTGAGTGCTTATTTTCATGAGAACCTATAAGTGGTTTAGGTTGACCCATAACAGACAAGAGGGAGAGCCATGGAAAGTTCATTAACAGGATAATTTAACAAGAGGTGTTAACTCGGATGAGCTCTGAAGTGTTTCTAATTTACAAAGAGGTTTTAACTCCGATGAAGTCAGAGACACTGGAGTGTTATAATGTTAGCTGTGGCTGGGTTGAATAAATACAACCTTAAAAATTGGCATTTAATACTGAAAATTGCCACTGAACATCAGGTTAAATGTTCATGGGAATGTCTATTGAAATTAGCAATGCCAACTCCAGTTACTGTAAAAACAACAAATCAATACCTGGCTGATTAATAGACAAGATCAAGTCTCAAGAGtagttatactgtatgtgtgaagtgtttaacatttatattttgagaaatgtgaTTGTAGTATATTTGAATACACTCTAAAGTACATCATGACTCCATAAATTCATGTGggattgttgttgtggttgtgtttgatGCTTTTGAGCGGACTAGTTGGTCATTCCTTACCTGGTGCTGTCTTTCCTGGGAGAACTAATTTGGCGGGGAGGCTGTTGGTCTTCTGCTTGTGGCTTGCAGCAGGTTGGGGTCGGACGCACCGCGTCTGGCGCTGCCTCTTcagctcctcctctctctcctgggcAGCTCGGATCTCCTCCTCGATCATGGACAGGGTCCGCTGCTTGCGGGAGCGCAGCTTAAAGGGTCCCGCGGTCACCTCCACGTCCTGGTTCTTCAGCACGGACGCTGTGCTTCTCAGCTCTGCAGCCTCTGAGTACTTGCTGAAGTAGCTAAACTCCTGCTTCTCactgggaggtggggagggacTGGGCGGCTTGTATGGACCCACGTTTGTCGGACCAGAAGCAGGAGTCTCTGAGTACTTGCTGAAGTAGCTGAACTCCTGCTTCTCactgggaggtggggagggacTGGGCGACTTGTATGGGCCCACGTGTGTCGGACCAGGAGCAGGAGTCTCTGAGTACTTGCTGAAGTAGCTGAACTCCTGCTTCTCGCTGGGAGGTGGGGAAGGACTGGGCGGCTTGTATGGGCCCACGTGTGTCGGACCAGCAGCatgagcaggagcaggagcaggagcaggagtagGAGCAGGAGTATGAGCAGGAGTAGGGCTACTAGGCATGCTGGAGACCCTGGGGGCACTAGGGACGGTGATCGTAGGAGAGGTGGCtgcacttctcttctcttccacgGGGGTTGGCACTCTGGGAGAAGCGGTGGGTGCAGGcacaggagagactggaggTTCCCGAGGTTGCGGAGCAGGCTCGACCACCTCGACACGTCGCTCTGGGATCGGGGACGACTGCTGGGTGGCCTGTCTCGGCTCCCACTCATCGTTCTGCTGGGCGATAGCCTGCTCAATGGCAGACTGCACCAGGACTCCGGCATGGTACTCCAGCTCCTCTTCGGTCAGACTGTCCACTTggtaagagagagacacactgtGGTTGTCCGGCGATTTGGTGCCCTTCTCTGACTTCCCGTTGATGGGCGTGGTGGCCATTGGGGTGGAGGGAAAGGAGTAGTCTCCCAGAGAGTTCTCCAGGTAGGCACTCATGGTCTCGTTAGATGCTCCGCTGTCGCTCACGTTGTCCATGCTGAAGTCGTTGGATAGAGTCTCCAGAACGGTCGTGTCCTGTGAACGCACGGACAGGTCGTCCAGCCCTGAGTCGATCTCCTCTGGGTGGTACGAGCTGTTTGAGGATCGCTGCACTTGGAACATTTCGGGCTCTTCATCCTTCACCAAAGTCATGACAGCGTGGGCACAGGTGAAGTCACTTTCCTCGTTCCAGGCTTTCACACTgtcctttctctcattctctgccaTGCTTTGCGAGGGCGAATCTCCTGGGCTGCAGAAAATCCTTTCGGTTTTTACCGTCGTCACATCACAGCGTTCATCCAGGCCGTGTGACCCCTGGCTGGTGATGGTGACGTAACCTCCGGGCCTTTCGACGTGTGCGACCTCTGACACTCGGGAGAACGGCTTGGCAGAGTACAACTGCGGAGCGACTCCTCGCTTCGGGCCTGCGGCCGGCTGCTTCGTGTGCTCCATCTGCAGAAACTGCTTCCGAGCCGCTGAAAAGTCCACCTGCTCTGTCACAATGTCCTCTTTGCTCACAGGCTCTGGTGGAGGGGTGTAGGAGGACGTTGGGCTCGGGGCAGTTGGATTTGGGGACGCCTGCGTGGCGCGGCTGGACTCCATCTTCCTCTGCTTCCTCTCCTCGTACTTCCTGTGCGACTCCAGCTTTTCTGGGTCCAGTTCCTCCTCCAGGGTCCTCTCTTGAGGAGGGTTCCACCACTTTGCGGCGATCCCCGGGTTCTTCTTGACTGCCTGGCCGCGGATCAGCTCCAGGCGTTCCTTCTCGAGTTCAGCGATCTCCTCGGACGGCCGGACCTTCTTCACGCGGATCTCCTTCTCCGCCGGAGCGTCGAAGAGCTTTGACGGCTTCTTCTCCTCCTGGAAACTGCGCAGCTCGAAGCGTGCTTCTTTTTTGATGGTCGTCAGCGGCTGCTTCCCAAGCATCTTGTCATCCTGAGTGACCACAACTGAGTGCCCGTTCGGTTTGGTGTTGTCCCTGTCTTCACCCACAAAAGTGCTCTGCATTCTTCTCTCCACTACAACCCCATGATTAGTTGGCGGTGACGCGTCAGATACTTCGACTGAGGGCCCGTTGCCGTCAACATTGATCGATCGTGGCTCAGGGGAAGAGGTTCCGTTCGAAGTCATGTCCACCGCAGGGTCACAACAGTTTGCCTCAAGGACTTCATCAAGGTAACGGATCTCCTGAGCCACCTCTGTGTCCATGGTTTGGCCCTGGTGTGCCGTGCCATTCTGGCCTGCGCCGGTGTGGCAGTTCTGGCTCTCGCTCTGGGTCTCCAGCTCCATGTTGTCCTTGCCTCCAGATATCACGCTTACAGAGTCTAAGAAACTGACACTCTTTaggttcctctctctcttcagctcaCTGTCATCCTCTGGGGGTTTGGAGGATTTCTGcaagacacagagaagagaaaagaaaagaaagagagaatttgAAATGAGTTCAGTGTTAGAAAGCGCCTTGCTATTCTGGGCACATCCACAGACATAGTCTTTTCATCTCTTCGGGAAGTAAACTTCCCTGGGAGTTCACCACTTGTGCAAACCCTCTTTACCACGCTGTTcgaaaacactcacacataaatgCTGTTTACATAATTTGTACGCAAGAGAGCCACACACAGGATAGGTGGAATCATTGTGTGGGACTATCATGCATAATACAGGAATTGCACATGATAAGAGGGTGAGGATCGTGGCCATGTCGAACTCTGAACCGAGCGATATGATCCGGGTGGTTAATAATGCAAACAGCCCTGTGGTTTGTACCCTGGTCTCTGGTGGCCATTGACTGCTCCACACCACATTCACTATGAGCAGCtgagagcctctctctctctctctctctctctctgtctctctttctctctctctctctccctcgcctcATGGACAAAGCAACGAAAATCCATTCAGTCAAAACACGTTGTTAATAATTTAGATAAATCCACTCAATGAATCAAATGGAACAAAACCACCAAACAGTGTAAAATGCTGTATTAatataacaaacaacacaagttcACTCGGATATTTTTGGAGTTTTCAAGAAAACTCAAAAAAGCTATAGTTTCAGCCTTACTCTTATTGCTCCTCTGGTAGGCCTCTGTATTGTCCCAACCAGACTCAGTAGTGCTAACTAGGCTACGGCAAGCCGAGGAGGACCCCAGATTCGTCCAGACGGACATTTGGAGGGTATGGTACAGACACAAGAGGGCCGCTGGCCTCATTTCCTGTTCCTGTCCATCCTCTCAAACATCTACCTATGAGGGGTCAAAGGCCAATGACTCACACGGTGTGGCATATTGACTTCTGGCCAACTGGGTCGCTCAGGGCTGTGGTTAGTGTTAACAGACAAGGCAGAGATGGGGGATGGTGACGAGTGTCCCTTTTAAAGTTTTGGCGCTAATACCTCTTAGTGGTTTGCATTTAACCTTTGggacacttacacacatgccATGTGCCACAGACTGTAATCACACGAGCCAAAGAATTACACTGATTGAAAAGGAGTCTTACTTTCTGCAGTTTTGCAATACTTTGGATAATGGATGACTTGAGGAAGAATAGCCTTCTAGTAAACAACTGCCGGGAGTCTTGTAAGAGGTCCCACATTGCTTAGACACTCTTGCTTAAGACATGCTTCTGTGTCTGCTACTGTGTTAATGTTTAAGACATGTTTAAAGACCAGGCTTGTGTAAACATGGCCTGCTGGCTGGACTGCACTGCGTCTTTGTTACACAATTACACTCGAGTTGGGCGGACTGCACGCCTGATGAATCACAACAGCTTTCATTTGTCTCATTGTTTGGTATGAAAGAAAAGAGCAGCTGAACGATTGCAGTATATATGTCTCACAAGCCTAGACAAACATACCAGACCTTTCaatgcagacacacagtcacacacagggcACTAAACCCACTCACAGGCCACTTATTCAAACCTGGAGTCAGCCATGTCATTTGACCAACACACTGACACCTCTACAAAAGACGTCCACGGATGAAAGGGCCAGTCTTTAGGGAAACCCAAGGAGAGGCTACTGAGACGCCGTCGATTtgaaccctctctgtctctctccagtcCCTCCTGACGTCCTGACCTACCAGTCAACAGTGACCGCGGCCAAACAAAGCAAACTTAATCCTACAGGACCTCAGCCCTGACACGACCCGCGGCGTTCTGCAAAACAAACACGACTCCGCGCCGGTCATCCCACCCGTCTGTTTCTCCTGGCCACCCAAACATTCCCAAAAAACGACAGGAATGTTTATCTTTGTACTATAATGTATTGCGTAGGACGACGGTGTTAGGGATATGTAAAAATCTGGCTATCGTTTTCTAtatattcttctctctctctctttctctctccccctgtcattcactctctccctctctgccttgtTTATTCTATCGTTCCTCTGGAAGGTCCACTTTGAGTGAGTGTTCCTAAGTGCTCCCCAGGTGAGGGCTGTGGGTGAAGGCCACACTTGAGCTCATTCAATATTCACATGGCCTACATTCCTCCACGGGCATGGGCCAATCACCTTTCAGACGGCAGAAATACCTTAACAGTCACTCTGGGACTtggatatcacacacacacacacacacacacacacatgcacacacacacatacacacacacacacacacacacatgcacacacaagcacgcacgcagtAGATTTCAGTTAAAGTCCAACAAATGGTGAAAAATCAATCCCTCCTTCGGCCTCTGTGCTCTGCAGAGCACTGTGAGACTACTCCAATTGTCTTGCTGCtataacaaataataaataaaactaaattcaattgaatttgaattaaatgtgtttgtttgtttgtgtgtgcatgtgtatgtgtgtgtgtgtgtgtgtgcgcgtgtgtgtgagagagagataaaatgagtgtgtgagtagtaTTGTtgttcataaatatttttttgataaTCCAATTGAATttgaagtaagtgtgtgtgtgtgtgtgtgtgtgtgtgtgagagagaaatgagtgtgtgtagtaagTTATTGTTGTTGATAACTCATTTTTTGATAGTCCATGACTGTTCCATCCCTGGCAACAGGGACTGTGGAGTCACATGGTGTCATTAATGTGGCTTTATGGCAGCACTTCACTTCAATAAGCACCCCTGTTCTCTCTGCCACAGCTCAAAAACATCCTCTCCCCCCGGGTACATATACACTAACACCccacccactcccacacacacacatgcacacacaccacccctgtTCTCTCTGCCACAGCTCAAAACATCCTCTCCCCGGTACATATACACTAACACCccacccactcccacacacacacacacatttagcctTCCTGTGGCCTTAAGAGGTCCACTGGTGGCGTAAAGATGGGATTATGAGGACCCCATTCTGCCTCTGTAATTTTTATATACCCAGACGTGACATGATAAAGGGCAATTATTCCACCATGAAACCGGTGTATAAAAGGAGCTCATGCCAGTTTATGAGCATTTCATGATACAGAGGAAAAGGAGTGAACATGTGGAAGTTAACACCCTCCAATTGTGTGTCAGAGTACAGGacacacatgcctgtgtgtgtgtgtgtctgtgtgagatgtCTGGACAGACAGCTACCTGGGCTTAATGAAAGTCCGTTTTCTCCAAATAAGGAGGTTGCTAACCACTGACATCTCTGTCTTACGCTCAAAATAATCACAGCCAATGTAAGATTATGAAAATTAAAagatgtgtcatgtgtgtgtgtgtgtttgtctgaggacacacatgcctgtatgtgagtgtgtgtgtttgtgtttgtctgatgacacacatgcctgtgtgtgtgtgtgtgtgtgtgtgtgtgtgtgtgtgtgtgtgtgtgtgggggtaggtgggtgggtgtatgcaCTGGTGAACGTCCTGTTCAGCTGCCTCTAACATTCCCTGCATAGCTCAGCTGTTCTCAAGGGTCTGGCCAGCAACTACTAGCTCTGAGGGATGCTCAGCCATGGTCCTAATAATTAatcgtgcgtgtgcgtgtgcgtgtgtgtgtgtgggtgtgtgtgtgtgtctgtgtgagatgtCTGGACAGACAGCTACCTGGGCTTAATGAAAGTCCGTTTTCTCCAAATAAGGAGGTTGCTAACCACTGACATCTCTGTCTTACGCTCAAAATAATCACAGCCAATGTAAgattatgaaaattaaaaagatGTGTCATTTATGTTGTAGCCTGGCTATAACAACTTGTGTGAAAGGTTCTTACCAGGAGAGTATTCCAGAAAGTGGGTTTACTGgtttaactgggtatgttaactcAGAATAAGCTGTAAACCTGGGTTTTTAGTTCCAAAATGGTCTGGCTATGCAAgtcactatggtaacataggcccAGAGAGAAATAATACGGCTTGTTAATGCTTATCATGTCAGATTTGTGTCTTCCCGCAACACAGTAATCTTGTCTCATTCAGCTCAGCTGCTAATTTGCTGGCATGGGCTATTCAGGCATGggctattcacacacacacacacacacacacacacatttagcctTCCTGTGGCCTTAAGAGGTCCACTGGTGGCGTAAAGATGGGATTATGAGGACCCCCATTCTGCCTCTGTAATTTTTATATACCCAGACGTGACATGATAAAGGGGCAATTATTCCACCATGAAACCGGTGTATAAAAGGAGCTCATGCCAGTTTATGAGCATTTCATGATACAGAGGAAAAGGAGTGAACATGTGGAAGTTAACACCCTCCAATTGTGTGTCAGAGTACAGGacacacatgcctgtgtgtgtgtgtgtgtgtgtgactgggtaTGTTCTTCTAAATTCATGTCCCTACCTCTCCCTATGATGATATTCTCTCCTATTGTGAAACTggattgttttgttgttttgaaaaTCTGGACATGATTTGCTGTATTTTCccttgggatgaataaagtgtcaatcaatcaatctaccTATCAATCTATCAacctatcaatcaatcaacctaTCAATCAATCTACCTATCAATCAATCTACCTATCAATCAATCTACCaatctatcaatcaatcaatctatctatcaatcaatctACCTATCAATCAATCTACCTATCAATCAATCTACCTATCAATCTACCtatcaatcaatctatctatcaatcaatctacctacagtatctatctatctatctatctagaacatctcatacacaaacacacacacacacacacgcacacgcacacacacagacaaataccataccacacacacactgagattgAGTGGGTGTCCCTGCTGATTCCACCACACATGGTGACAGGGTCATCATGACACTCTTCAGATAacaaactccataaataacttGTCTGGTGTGTCTGACTCTCCCCAATtaacagacccacacacacactggagatgTCTCCCCCCTTCCAGACCCACAATTCACTGGGGATGTCCAAATAGCCACAATCCACTAGGGATGTCTTGATGTCTCTCCCCCCATAGAACCGCACAACACTTATCTTATCAATCCACTTTGATGGGAAGGAGTTGATTACATCAGTCTTAAGCAAATCACTTCATGGCTTGCGGTGGCTTCAAGACACCCGTTAAACATCTTAGTCATCTATCTAACTAAAAGGATATTTTCAGTTTCATATCCTGTAAAGCAATCTAACCTAACAGCaaatatttaattgtttaactgTATATTTAATCCTTTAACTGTAAAGTAAATtaatgttttgaaaaaaaaaatgattgtaCCAACATAATTATTATGAAATACATGCAAGTTCTGTACTGTGTAAACCAGACTGAAAGAAGACTGACTAAATGAGATGGTGAAATGAAATCTAGAGTAATCTGCAGTGACAGACCCTACCTCTTCGTACTTCATTCCCAACTTCCAGCCAACGTCCAACTTTTAAAAAAGGAAGAAATGCTTTCTGATGTCACCGGCTTGAAACAGATGCCTTAGCTAATCCTTAGCTCTGAAGTTGGATACATCAGTCTCTCTCCACAAACGCTGCTGCTTAGAGTGTgccaggcacacacgcacacacacacacacacacacacacgatgctgCCAAAGctccaacacaacacacacgctagcgcacacagatagagagagcagaACAGACCTCTACACATATCCTTCCCTGCCCAGCCTTGCGCTTTCCTGGCCTCTCCCACCATTTCCCCCTtccctttctgtctgtgtgtgtgtgtgtctctgtgtgtgcttccACACACTTACCTCACTGTGCTTGCCTGCCGTCTTGTTTCCGCTCCAAACGCcttttcccccctttctctttaacttctcttcctccatccttctctctctctctctctctctctctctctctctacaataCCTCTCCTCTAACACCCCCCCTCACATTCCTTCCTCACTCTCATTTCTGCCTATGATGTCACAGACTGAGGGGTCTGGCTAATAAAGAGggagtgtgctctctctctgcccccctccctccctatctttccctttctctctctctctctcctcttcgtAAGGTCCATTCACACAAAGACCTCCTCTGTCTGGGCCGGCCCCCTGTGCTGTCCCTCCAGCCTCCTCCAGACCCTGCGCTGTCTGCAGGCAGCTCCTTTTGggctgggaggaggaggaggaggaggacgtgTCCATATGCTGGGAGCCCTTCACACACGCCGTGCTACGCTATGCCactccacaccgcaccacactgcACCAAGCCCAAAGGCAGAGACAACAAGCTGACCTCACGCCCCTCACAAAGGCATGCAGCTGGAAGCCAccaggagagtgagagggggagagagagggggagagagaggaagagggagagagagggggagagagggatagggggagacagagggagagggagtgggagagagaaagagggagaggaagaggggaaaagGAGGATACAGTAAAGGGGGAAcaggagagaggatggagaaggATAAGGGGAAAGTTTGTGCAAAGTTTGGACACATGGACTTCAGTCTGTAtaagtctgcgtgtgtgtgagtgtgtgttggttagcccccccccccatgaccACAGTCAGTATGTCATTTGTAACCAAACCCTACATCTTTGATCTTACTCCCCACTGGCTAACTAGGACTGCTTGTCTGATGATTCAGTTTCACAGCGGTTCATTTCAAATGGAATCCCTCCTCCCTGATCACTCTCTGCTCAACCTTTTTCAATCTGATTTACTTTTATATTTTAATCAGAGAGTGCTCCAAATAGAAACAACTCAACCAGTCCAggggctaagtgtgtgtgtgtttgtttgtttgtgtgtgcactgtgtcacacacacacacaccacacacacgcacactgaatGTCCTTGTGGCACAAATGAGAGACACGTATTTTGGATGGAAAGGACAACCCCACACTGCATACAGATGGGTCAATCTTAATTCAGCCGCTGACAGCAGGCAGCCATTTAGCCATTCTCGGTTTTATTAAGTGCCTCTTCAGCGTCCACAGCGCACTCTACTCAAGGACACCATCGGTGCCTCCTCTTCAGAGAGCGTGCGCCAGCTCACTGCCCTTGTCCAGCGGTTCTTTAACTGGGTTAGTGATTCAGCCACTGGCGGAACATGTGCTTATTGTTCAGTGGCTGTTTCAAGCatgtaaaataaacaaacagctgAGCTGTGTGTCCTCAGAGGAAggcagagagtgtgagagtatgAGTGACGCATCCACAGGTTAGTGGAGCAGCGCGCCAGTGAAAACAACACGCTCTGAAGCTTTCACACTGCAGCTATCAGATGATCTGAGCCACTGGGAgggaatttcatcaagccattCATGAAGCAGAAGGCAACATTATAACACacaactcctcctcctcctactactacgactactactactactactgttactactactactgctgctgctgctattactagactactactactgttactactattactactactactactactactgctgctattactactactactgttactactactactgctgctgctattactactactactgctgctgctactgttattactactactacttactactactgctgctgctattactactgctgctgctattactactactactgctgttgctactactgctactactactactctaCTGTTTCTACTATGACTACTACTCCTGCTCCCACTTCCAAACAGTACTTGCAATGCACAGTAATAACGGTAACAGATGCTACTACtggtattattgtgtgtacattattattattattattattattattattattattattattttgagcTAGCTGCAATTGTATTTGACTGAATTTCCACTCCAATATAACTGGCCACTGTTAAGAGAGGCTTAGGAGTTCTCATAGAGAACAATGCATCCACTGTGCTGTGCGACGTATAAGATGTAGGGAGAGTTCCGTCCATGCGAAGGATGTTGATTTGAGGGTGTGGTGGTATCCTGAGTGAATGGGCTACTCCACTAGACTACTACTActgttactactactactgctgctgctattactactgctgctgctattactactgctgctgctattactagactactactactgttactactactactgctgctgctattactactactactactgttactactactactgctgctgctattaCTAGACTACTACTACTGTTACCACTACTACTGCTGTTGCTATACCACTACTActgttactactactactgttgCTGCTATGACTAATCTACCACTGCTGCTTCCAAACTGTTATTACTGCAATGCATTGCAATAACGGTAACAGATGCTACCACTGGtattactactactgctgctgctattactactactactgctgctgctattactactgctgctgctattactagactactactactgttactactactactgctgctgctattactagactactactactgttactactactactgctgctgctattactactactactgctgctgctgatccATGGAAGGATGTTGATTTGAGGGGTGTGGTGGTATCCTGAGTGAATGGGCTACTCCCTGCAGTCGCCTAGTCCACTCCTGTGCAGCCCTCTCTGGATAGCCTAAGCACAGCTCATCAATAAACCTGAAGAGCTGTCCTTTACTGTGTCAAGAGTGCTCTCCACAGATCACTTTGCCATTGAGTTTAGTAGGGTATGAAAGTGGATCATGTGAATTTGAGGGGGAATGGTAGCTTACAGTAGGCAAACTGCTTTCACAGTCTACTACGTATG
The Alosa alosa isolate M-15738 ecotype Scorff River chromosome 12, AALO_Geno_1.1, whole genome shotgun sequence DNA segment above includes these coding regions:
- the LOC125304232 gene encoding A-kinase anchor protein 2 isoform X5, with amino-acid sequence MEDSTLNSEMAEAELHKERLQALAEKRKRQSEIEDKRQQLDDLVLQLQHLRSKAMRERWLLQGTPVGSQDQEDSQRRQVEQDERHAKQLEEAVHRLESEISLLENEESQISAKEQVLRERLRETERSIEDLQKSLQYHDGDAVNYVRSQIPSLPELNSKASATAPGNEQLTRKPALYAMEISVEKDRKTGGTKILSASPVSPEDVQPQRGVKVFDDGHKVIYEVRSGASTTLENGVHAWNATDVDELMQRVGQSHHRGDTGRVMVTPAEPEVPPPGLSELTMHKEVKLDTGKTGKMGTAMDQPQIQDEVTEAPEATSEKPVTMIFMGYHNVMDEDETKKLLGFDGTIKAEIVLIDEDDEKSLREKTVTDISTMDGNAADLVSGRPLSDSTELSSEGKEESVATKDLPATAGSALDAGMPSAGNGTLPGLKSSKPPEDDSELKRERNLKSVSFLDSVSVISGGKDNMELETQSESQNCHTGAGQNGTAHQGQTMDTEVAQEIRYLDEVLEANCCDPAVDMTSNGTSSPEPRSINVDGNGPSVEVSDASPPTNHGVVVERRMQSTFVGEDRDNTKPNGHSVVVTQDDKMLGKQPLTTIKKEARFELRSFQEEKKPSKLFDAPAEKEIRVKKVRPSEEIAELEKERLELIRGQAVKKNPGIAAKWWNPPQERTLEEELDPEKLESHRKYEERKQRKMESSRATQASPNPTAPSPTSSYTPPPEPVSKEDIVTEQVDFSAARKQFLQMEHTKQPAAGPKRGVAPQLYSAKPFSRVSEVAHVERPGGYVTITSQGSHGLDERCDVTTVKTERIFCSPGDSPSQSMAENERKDSVKAWNEESDFTCAHAVMTLVKDEEPEMFQVQRSSNSSYHPEEIDSGLDDLSVRSQDTTVLETLSNDFSMDNVSDSGASNETMSAYLENSLGDYSFPSTPMATTPINGKSEKGTKSPDNHSVSLSYQVDSLTEEELEYHAGVLVQSAIEQAIAQQNDEWEPRQATQQSSPIPERRVEVVEPAPQPREPPVSPVPAPTASPRVPTPVEEKRSAATSPTITVPSAPRVSSMPSSPTPAHTPAPTPAPAPAPAHAAGPTHVGPYKPPSPSPPPSEKQEFSYFSKYSETPAPGPTHVGPYKSPSPSPPPSEKQEFSYFSKYSETPASGPTNVGPYKPPSPSPPPSEKQEFSYFSKYSEAAELRSTASVLKNQDVEVTAGPFKLRSRKQRTLSMIEEEIRAAQEREEELKRQRQTRCVRPQPAASHKQKTNSLPAKLVLPGKTAPGKIEKIRPVPPASPCSSEGPLPSPLSDLGSDDSGGSQRPKNLMQTLMEDFESHKVKRREKVEDNSVLEATRVTRRKSNMALKWEAGMYANLEDGEEEEEE